TATGCTGTATTTGGGAACGTCACTCAAGGGATGGATGTGGTTGACAAGATTCAGCAAGGCGATCGCATTGAATCAGCTAAAGTAACCAAGGGTGCCGAAAACCTGAAAAAATAGCTAATGGCTAATAGCTAATAGCTTTTTGAATGGTGGAAGTTGTTGTCACTGGAATTGGTTTGATTTCAGCTTTGGGTACAAGCTTGGAGTCCAGCTGGCAACAGCTAATATCGGGTAAATCTGGTATTCAGCTGCATCAACCTTTTGGGGAACTTTCCCCGCGTCCCTTGGCGCTGATAGGCAAACAACCAGTCCAGTTAGAAACTTTGACTGGGCTGGTTGTCGCTGCGGCGTTGCAAGATGCTGCTTTGGTTGCACCTTTGCCTGATTGTGGCGTGGTAATCGGTTCTAGTCGCTCTCATCAGGCATCTTGGGAGAAATTGGCGCGGGAGTTTTATCGGGCAGATCCCCCCCAATCCCCCCGTGATCAGGGGGGGCTAGGAAAGCAATGGTTGGAGGCGCTGCCGCATATGAATGCGATCGCATCCGCAAGGTCTATCGGGGCAACAGGCGCGGTATTGGCACCAATGGCGGCTTGTGCAACTGGAATTTGGGCGATCGCGCAAGGCTTTCACTTGATAAAATCTGGGCAGTGTCAGCAAGTCATTGCTGGGGCGGTGGAAGCCCCAATTACACCATTGACCCTGGCTGGATTTAAGCAGATGGGTGCTTTAGCCCAATCTGGCGCTTATCCTTTCGACCGACACCGGGAAGGATTGGTTTTGGGAGAAGGGGCTGCTGTGTTGGTACTTGAATCAGCGGATTTAGCAAAGCGACGGTCAGCACGAATTTATGGTCAAGTGCTGGAATTTGGCTTGACAGCAGATGCTTATCATGCTAGTGCGCCGGAGCCGGGAGGGAAAAGCGCGATCGCGGCTATCAAACAATGTTTAGAACGCAGCCACCTTTCCCCATCTGACATCGATTACATTCACGCCCACGGTACAGCTACCCAGCTAAATGACCACAACGAAGCACAGCTAATTAGGAAGTTGTTTCCCCAAGCAGTTCCAGTTAGTTCCACCAAGGGAGCCACAGGACATACACTGGGAGCATCAGGAGCCTTGGGTGCAGCTTTTAGCCTGATGGCATTGCAGCATCAAATTTTACCGCCGTGTGTCGGGTTGAAAGAATCAGATTTTGATTTGAATTTAGTTACAGTCTCGCGTCCGGCTGAGATTCGGCGGGTGCTTTGTTTTAGCTTTGGTTTCGGAGGACAGAATGCGGTGGTAGCGTTGAGTAAAATGTAACGAGCCGAACGAGAACGAGTAAACTCGCGGCTACGCGAACGAAGCCTGCCTTCGCAGGCTATTTGGAGTTAGGTGATTTCCCAATCGAGGATGAGGGATTTTTGGTCATGGTGGATTGCTTGGTTGCGGATGTATTCAGCTATTTGATCGATGTTGTGGCGACTAACTGTAAATGCACCGTAACCACCTTGCCATTTAAAAAACTCTTGGGGTTTGATTTCATGGGTAATCAGATGGGAAGAACTACCTTTGGCTTTGCCGATTAGCTCAGATACAGTCAAAGTAGGCGGAAAATTAGTTAATAGATGAACATGATCGGCTACGCCGCCGATAGCAACTACCTTGCATCCTAATTAATGACACTGACTAACAATTGCTGCATAAATTACCTCTTGAATGTCTGGTGTAACGAGTGGCAATCTATCCCAAGTTCCCCAAACAAAATGTAGATACAACTGTGTAAAATTTTTGTGCATTTTCCCTATTGATAAGAATGCCCTCACCCTTCAGGGTGGAGCTACACGAACCAAGCGCGCAAAGGCGGGCTGTAAGTATTTAGCCTGCGTAGGCAGGCTTTGTTTGCGTAGCCCCGCCTTTAGGCGTTAGGCTATTTAATTGCCAAAAAATGGTTCAATTGCATCTAACCAGTCAGGATGAGCTTGATAAACTCTCTGATATACTTGCTTTACTTGTAATTTGGATAAAGGTTGACCTTGATTACGCCTCGAAACAGTTTTAAATTCATTTCTAAGTAGATCGTGATATCTGTCATGATCTCTTCTGGATAAATTAACTGCTGGAAGATCACTTTCATTTAATCCCCAAGCTCTAGCGTGCTTCGCTTCCAGAATATGATGAGCATTACGTTGATTCCAACGCGAATTGCCTC
The Funiculus sociatus GB2-C1 DNA segment above includes these coding regions:
- a CDS encoding beta-ketoacyl-ACP synthase — encoded protein: MVEVVVTGIGLISALGTSLESSWQQLISGKSGIQLHQPFGELSPRPLALIGKQPVQLETLTGLVVAAALQDAALVAPLPDCGVVIGSSRSHQASWEKLAREFYRADPPQSPRDQGGLGKQWLEALPHMNAIASARSIGATGAVLAPMAACATGIWAIAQGFHLIKSGQCQQVIAGAVEAPITPLTLAGFKQMGALAQSGAYPFDRHREGLVLGEGAAVLVLESADLAKRRSARIYGQVLEFGLTADAYHASAPEPGGKSAIAAIKQCLERSHLSPSDIDYIHAHGTATQLNDHNEAQLIRKLFPQAVPVSSTKGATGHTLGASGALGAAFSLMALQHQILPPCVGLKESDFDLNLVTVSRPAEIRRVLCFSFGFGGQNAVVALSKM